The Nitrosopumilus sp. b3 sequence TTTTTTTAATAGAGTCGCCTTATGAGGATGCTCAAATTACAAATTTGCTTGATGCATTTTGGTGGGCATCAGCTACTGTTACAACAGTGGGATATGGAGATGTGGTTCCTGTTACAGAACTTGGAAGGGTAATGGGAATTGTTTTGATGTTTGTAGGAATAGCAATTATTGGTACTTTTATTTCTGCACTAGGTGCATTACTTATTGGATCTAGATTAAAGAAGCATGAGACTGTTGAATCTTCAACAAAGTCATTGATAATTAAGAAAATTGGCGATATTGAGAATTTGGAGAAACATGAGGTTGAATTGTTAATCTCAATGGTAAAAGACTTGCATGATGAAGCAAAAGATAATCGTCAAAAAAATTGAAATGAAGTTTATTCTTATT is a genomic window containing:
- a CDS encoding potassium channel family protein, which encodes MKLLISLFVISAAVVGISGIGIFLIESPYEDAQITNLLDAFWWASATVTTVGYGDVVPVTELGRVMGIVLMFVGIAIIGTFISALGALLIGSRLKKHETVESSTKSLIIKKIGDIENLEKHEVELLISMVKDLHDEAKDNRQKN